The Roseiconus lacunae genome has a segment encoding these proteins:
- a CDS encoding Hsp70 family protein, whose amino-acid sequence MSDSSRQPAVGIDLGTTFSAVAFLDASGKPETIRNSEGDLTTPSAVFFDHNRPIVGIEAVEAGLLEPDRLALYAKRDVGEASYEKQIRGKHLPAEVIEALILRKLKADAELKLGEIEKAVITVPAFFNEPCRKATQDAGRLAGLDVLDIINEPTAAAITYGVQQGFLSPDGASRNPETVLVYDLGGGTFDVTVMKIENGNFNTIATAGDVYLGGIDWDKRVVDFIAEAFLKEHGVDPREDPQAEQELLRKANQTKHALTQRESVTVAFAHDGKRLRTELSQEEFSQRCDDLVERTLMTVQLVLDDAGVAWPDLTRLILVGGSTRMPMIRRELERLSGMELDRSLSPDEAVCHGAALYAGMLMAGTDDQSGISVSNVNSHDLGILAVDPKTGQPRRKIMIPRNSHLPARKMVRFRTHSDNQANVKIEIVEGGDDRGTNATRIGRCVVDDLPRGTPKGTNVDVRFDYARDGRLTVQASLPEIDRKITMTLDRAAGLTDDQMAFWSERLHEGVSDAMLAALGERLDAIDVPSGQDTESTESTKAEQRQTTESWAEPATGEASEQAADSSGEMSDSGDSFPDFSELQELTPDRSTAHSTPSIPDSLLAPAALMKSEAKAATENAGLEDQSSQPSGTDRTATAASVEMEPIVATRKTHRASDLKIDTGLPADENAAKVGAADLQLRVENESSKVQVVREKPQIDVGTETPSTKADANDLAMLAALSAGDEKETSSKLDVPLIVTNKDEKASVPADKPKKSGFFGRKKR is encoded by the coding sequence ATGTCTGATTCATCTCGCCAGCCCGCCGTGGGGATTGACCTTGGCACCACGTTCTCAGCAGTTGCGTTTCTCGATGCTTCCGGAAAGCCGGAAACGATCCGCAATTCAGAAGGAGACCTGACAACGCCGAGCGCGGTGTTCTTCGATCACAATCGACCGATCGTGGGAATCGAAGCGGTCGAAGCTGGACTTTTGGAACCGGATCGCTTGGCGTTGTATGCGAAGCGTGATGTCGGGGAAGCTTCGTACGAAAAACAAATTCGTGGAAAGCATCTGCCCGCCGAAGTCATCGAGGCGTTGATCCTGCGGAAATTAAAAGCCGACGCTGAACTAAAGCTTGGCGAGATCGAAAAAGCGGTGATCACCGTCCCCGCATTCTTTAACGAGCCGTGTCGGAAGGCGACTCAGGATGCCGGTCGATTGGCCGGCCTGGATGTCCTGGACATCATCAACGAACCCACCGCGGCGGCGATCACTTATGGCGTGCAGCAAGGATTCTTGTCGCCTGACGGTGCCAGTCGAAATCCCGAAACCGTCTTGGTCTATGACCTCGGTGGTGGAACCTTCGACGTGACAGTGATGAAGATCGAAAACGGTAACTTCAATACAATCGCGACCGCCGGTGATGTCTATTTGGGCGGTATCGATTGGGACAAACGCGTGGTCGATTTTATTGCCGAGGCGTTTCTGAAGGAACATGGTGTCGACCCGAGGGAAGATCCGCAGGCCGAGCAAGAGTTGCTGCGGAAAGCCAACCAAACGAAACATGCGTTGACACAACGCGAGTCTGTCACCGTTGCGTTTGCCCACGACGGAAAGCGTTTGCGGACGGAGTTATCACAAGAAGAGTTTTCCCAACGATGTGATGACTTGGTGGAGCGAACGTTGATGACGGTCCAGTTGGTGCTCGATGATGCCGGTGTCGCATGGCCGGATCTGACGCGGTTGATCCTCGTCGGTGGGTCGACTCGCATGCCAATGATCCGCCGCGAACTCGAACGCCTGAGTGGGATGGAACTCGATCGATCGCTTTCACCGGATGAAGCGGTTTGTCATGGCGCCGCACTCTATGCCGGCATGCTGATGGCGGGAACAGACGACCAGAGTGGTATTTCAGTTAGCAACGTCAACTCGCATGACCTGGGAATCTTAGCGGTCGATCCGAAAACCGGTCAGCCTCGTCGAAAGATCATGATTCCACGGAACAGCCATCTGCCGGCACGGAAAATGGTCCGCTTTCGAACTCATTCGGATAACCAAGCAAACGTCAAAATCGAAATCGTCGAAGGCGGCGATGATCGCGGTACCAACGCCACTCGAATCGGGCGCTGTGTCGTCGACGATCTGCCACGTGGAACACCCAAGGGAACGAACGTAGATGTTCGCTTTGATTACGCTCGTGACGGGCGATTGACCGTCCAGGCATCACTTCCTGAGATAGATCGCAAGATCACAATGACGCTCGACCGCGCCGCCGGATTGACGGATGATCAAATGGCGTTTTGGTCTGAACGTTTGCACGAAGGGGTGAGTGATGCGATGTTGGCCGCTCTCGGAGAAAGACTCGATGCCATCGACGTCCCATCTGGCCAAGATACCGAGTCGACCGAGTCGACAAAGGCCGAACAACGACAAACGACAGAGTCTTGGGCAGAGCCGGCGACGGGGGAAGCTTCCGAACAGGCCGCTGATTCATCGGGCGAGATGAGTGATTCGGGAGATAGCTTTCCTGACTTTTCTGAACTGCAGGAACTTACCCCTGATCGATCGACGGCGCATTCGACACCGTCGATTCCTGACAGTTTGCTCGCCCCGGCAGCATTGATGAAGTCGGAAGCGAAAGCTGCGACAGAGAATGCGGGGTTGGAGGATCAGTCAAGTCAACCGAGCGGTACTGATCGAACTGCGACCGCTGCTTCTGTGGAGATGGAACCGATCGTCGCCACACGAAAGACTCATCGAGCGAGCGATCTAAAAATTGACACCGGCTTGCCTGCAGATGAGAACGCGGCGAAAGTCGGGGCCGCGGATTTACAACTGCGGGTCGAAAACGAATCGAGCAAAGTTCAGGTGGTTCGCGAAAAGCCTCAGATCGATGTGGGGACCGAAACACCTTCGACGAAAGCTGATGCGAATGACTTGGCCATGTTGGCCGCACTTTCTGCCGGCGATGAAAAGGAAACGTCATCGAAACTGGATGTCCCGTTGATCGTCACCAACAAAGACGAAAAAGCTTCAGTACCTGCGGATAAACCGAAGAAGTCTGGGTTCTTCGGTCGCAAAAAACGCTAG
- a CDS encoding sugar phosphate isomerase/epimerase family protein: MQLGFVTAIVPDASLEDAFSIAGEIGYDCMEVMCWPPGKAERRYAGITHIDVLALDNAEIDRLQKLQSDTGVTISALGYYPNVLSPDEAEADQGCQHIKAVIKATARLGLATMNTFVGRDWTKSVDDNWPRFLETWKPIIDVAEEHGVRVGIENCPMFFTADEWPGGKNLAISPDIWRRMFDDIPSDCFGLNFDPSHLVLQQMDYVKPLADFADKLFHVHAKDLRIDRLRLNEVGVFANPNRWHSPKLPGLGDIDWGRFFGALVDTEYDGPVCVEVEDRAYEGSHADCLRALRQSHNFLRSFVV, from the coding sequence ATGCAACTTGGATTTGTGACCGCCATCGTGCCAGACGCGAGCTTGGAAGACGCGTTCTCGATCGCCGGCGAAATCGGTTACGACTGCATGGAAGTGATGTGCTGGCCGCCGGGAAAAGCCGAACGTCGGTACGCCGGGATCACCCACATCGATGTCCTCGCACTCGACAACGCAGAAATCGATCGTTTGCAGAAACTGCAGTCCGACACAGGCGTCACGATCAGTGCCTTGGGCTATTACCCGAATGTCCTCTCCCCCGACGAGGCCGAAGCCGATCAAGGCTGCCAGCACATTAAAGCGGTGATCAAAGCGACCGCGCGATTGGGGCTCGCGACGATGAACACGTTCGTCGGCCGCGACTGGACCAAAAGCGTTGACGACAACTGGCCTCGATTCTTAGAAACCTGGAAACCGATCATTGACGTCGCCGAAGAGCACGGTGTTCGTGTCGGCATCGAAAACTGCCCGATGTTTTTCACCGCCGATGAATGGCCGGGGGGAAAGAATCTGGCAATCTCGCCAGACATTTGGCGACGCATGTTTGACGATATCCCCAGCGATTGCTTTGGACTGAATTTCGATCCCTCGCATTTGGTGCTTCAGCAGATGGACTACGTCAAACCCTTGGCCGATTTTGCGGACAAGCTGTTTCATGTTCACGCCAAAGATTTACGAATCGATCGCTTGCGTCTTAACGAAGTCGGCGTCTTTGCGAATCCGAATCGCTGGCACTCACCGAAACTGCCCGGGTTAGGCGATATCGACTGGGGACGGTTCTTTGGCGCATTGGTCGACACGGAATACGACGGCCCGGTGTGTGTCGAAGTCGAAGACCGCGCTTACGAAGGCTCCCACGCTGACTGCCTCCGTGCCCTTCGACAAAGCCATAATTTCCTCCGTTCGTTTGTGGTGTGA
- a CDS encoding vWA domain-containing protein, whose amino-acid sequence MGALFQSTGAAPSRHAVSWTKFVPGFVSLAIVLLVGVFAATAVFPVHTVNAGSGETSSQVQLDVGVANPTMLSGKKNQINHLRISLTGFDLPKSQRRPSVNTAIVIDQSGSMNGAKIEQARRAAIAAVQRLRDDDIVSVVLYADSASVLVPATKASDREAIIEKIQSIRAQGSTALFAGVSKGAAEVRKFLDEDYVNRVILLSDGKANVGPKSPRELERLGTSLVKEGISVSTLGLGLGYNEDLMSRLASAGSGNHMFVEQADDLVAVFQQEFNDLLSVVASDFEIHTTIGEGVRPIRVLNHEADISGQDIYIPLTQLYARQQRYFIVEVEVPTGKDGSEMPLATVEVSYRNMVSETKDSLSSSVQVRFSSDAKMVEKYRDTETLAQCAIQLANDANVRATLLRDQGKIEEAKELLLRNCAELEQLDDQYGASLAEPLAKEIKRNANLNRAQSQTIESPANWNRSRKMMIFEQSRNAAQQDYRVEAPSADKP is encoded by the coding sequence ATGGGTGCCCTGTTTCAGTCAACCGGTGCTGCGCCCTCGAGGCATGCAGTCTCTTGGACAAAGTTTGTGCCGGGTTTCGTTTCGCTTGCGATAGTGCTTCTGGTCGGAGTGTTTGCGGCGACCGCGGTGTTTCCTGTCCATACCGTCAATGCGGGTTCCGGGGAGACCTCGTCGCAAGTGCAACTCGATGTTGGTGTCGCGAACCCGACGATGCTTTCAGGGAAAAAGAACCAAATCAATCACTTGCGGATATCACTGACAGGGTTTGATCTTCCCAAGTCGCAGCGGCGACCGTCGGTGAATACTGCCATCGTCATCGACCAAAGTGGCTCGATGAACGGAGCTAAGATCGAGCAGGCACGTCGTGCCGCGATCGCCGCCGTCCAACGTCTTCGTGATGATGATATTGTGTCGGTCGTCCTGTATGCCGATTCCGCTTCCGTGTTGGTACCGGCGACCAAAGCGTCCGACCGCGAAGCGATCATCGAAAAAATCCAATCCATTCGCGCCCAAGGGAGCACGGCTCTCTTCGCCGGTGTCAGCAAAGGGGCGGCCGAAGTGCGAAAGTTTCTGGACGAAGACTACGTCAACCGTGTGATTTTATTAAGCGACGGAAAAGCCAATGTCGGTCCGAAAAGTCCGCGCGAATTAGAGCGACTAGGAACGTCGCTCGTCAAAGAGGGGATCAGCGTCAGTACGCTAGGCCTAGGGCTGGGGTACAACGAAGACCTGATGAGCCGTTTGGCTTCGGCAGGGAGTGGGAACCACATGTTTGTCGAGCAGGCAGATGATTTGGTCGCTGTCTTTCAGCAAGAATTTAACGACCTGCTAAGCGTCGTCGCCAGTGATTTCGAAATCCACACGACCATCGGTGAAGGAGTGCGCCCGATCCGTGTCTTGAATCATGAAGCTGACATCAGCGGACAGGACATCTATATTCCACTGACCCAGCTTTACGCCCGTCAACAACGTTACTTCATCGTCGAAGTCGAAGTACCAACCGGAAAAGATGGTAGCGAAATGCCATTGGCGACCGTTGAGGTGAGTTATCGAAATATGGTGAGCGAAACAAAGGACTCATTGTCCAGCAGCGTTCAAGTTCGCTTTTCCAGCGATGCCAAAATGGTCGAAAAGTATCGTGATACCGAAACGCTCGCACAGTGCGCGATTCAGTTGGCAAACGACGCGAACGTCCGTGCGACATTGTTGCGTGACCAAGGAAAAATCGAAGAAGCCAAGGAATTGTTGCTGAGGAATTGTGCCGAACTGGAACAACTCGATGATCAATACGGAGCTTCACTGGCCGAACCGCTTGCCAAAGAAATTAAACGCAACGCTAATTTGAATCGAGCTCAGTCACAGACTATCGAAAGTCCCGCGAACTGGAATCGATCGCGTAAGATGATGATTTTCGAGCAGAGTCGAAATGCGGCTCAGCAAGACTATCGCGTCGAAGCACCGTCTGCGGACAAACCGTAG
- a CDS encoding sensor histidine kinase: protein MPRQLFVALLLLVITPLVMLGWLSANAARQGEQAAKDALAKLLSTQLFAANDEVIGVFEAYADDFDDRLNESSDVIETLQEMRRNHPIVRQGIVIGREGQLVFPTNIDLNGRDGAEIAASLSGIIDSRPPLQHANRTSGRTVMAVKGVAPPEIGQQGFSKGEEPRAFGGDSQFSEVNPPSGWQRWYMGDGAQVLYWVALPGGRFAGILLDRSRWLADLIAVLPDDVAALSGQTQRRTDLTTSEPLNGATIGSIQLVDEAKQVVYRWGDRAAFEQPALAVHVLSEPLASWQLQVHVGESLTPVSSLLPLYFSLGGIGLLVCSVGVYVLSSVRRQIADARSRVNFAGQVSHELRTPLTNIRLYTELAELDLERLDKSPQQQTLIERLQVIDYESRRLQRLVSGVLEMIRPSGKRSGVRYQECRVCELVDQIAQQFAPSFAGAGIELEVQCLIEQTVQIDPDVFELILVNLLSNVEKYVPRQTGADNDSDHAGRCEIHCRLESSCGDKPGQTFVAVTVIDNGPGIARRYAKRIFRPFARIDDSISAPSGTGIGLTIAQRAAERHGGELVLLNSSSKDVRRLGGAGFRLLLATGPV from the coding sequence ATGCCACGTCAGCTTTTCGTCGCCCTGCTACTTCTAGTCATCACACCACTGGTGATGCTCGGTTGGTTAAGTGCGAACGCGGCGAGGCAAGGTGAACAGGCGGCGAAAGATGCACTCGCGAAGCTGTTGTCAACGCAGCTTTTTGCCGCCAACGACGAAGTGATTGGCGTGTTCGAAGCGTATGCCGATGATTTCGACGATCGGCTTAACGAGTCAAGCGATGTAATCGAAACGCTGCAGGAGATGCGGCGTAATCATCCGATTGTTCGTCAAGGAATCGTCATCGGTCGTGAGGGACAATTGGTATTCCCGACCAACATCGACCTGAACGGTCGTGATGGGGCAGAGATCGCTGCATCGCTTTCGGGCATCATCGACAGTCGACCTCCATTGCAACACGCCAATAGGACTTCTGGTCGAACGGTAATGGCGGTCAAAGGAGTGGCGCCCCCTGAGATCGGTCAACAAGGGTTTTCGAAAGGCGAGGAGCCTAGAGCCTTTGGAGGCGACAGTCAGTTCAGCGAGGTCAATCCGCCGAGTGGTTGGCAGCGATGGTACATGGGCGATGGCGCGCAGGTGTTGTACTGGGTCGCGCTCCCCGGCGGACGCTTTGCCGGGATTTTGCTCGATCGCAGTCGTTGGCTGGCAGACTTGATTGCAGTTTTGCCAGACGACGTTGCCGCGCTGTCTGGTCAAACGCAACGACGAACCGATCTGACGACCAGTGAACCATTAAATGGTGCGACCATCGGTAGCATTCAATTGGTCGATGAGGCCAAGCAGGTCGTCTATCGATGGGGCGATCGCGCGGCGTTTGAGCAACCCGCACTTGCGGTTCATGTACTGAGCGAACCGTTGGCAAGCTGGCAACTGCAGGTCCACGTCGGCGAATCGCTGACGCCGGTTTCGAGTTTGCTGCCGCTGTATTTTTCCCTGGGGGGGATCGGATTGTTGGTCTGTTCGGTGGGCGTGTATGTATTGTCATCGGTCCGGCGACAGATTGCCGACGCGCGTAGCCGAGTGAATTTTGCCGGCCAAGTGTCGCATGAATTGCGAACCCCGCTGACGAACATTCGGCTCTATACGGAATTGGCGGAACTCGACTTAGAAAGACTCGACAAAAGTCCCCAACAGCAGACGCTTATTGAACGGCTCCAAGTGATCGATTATGAAAGTCGACGTCTTCAGCGATTGGTCTCAGGCGTTTTGGAAATGATTCGCCCCAGTGGCAAACGTAGTGGCGTTCGTTACCAAGAGTGTCGGGTTTGCGAATTGGTCGACCAGATTGCGCAGCAGTTTGCGCCCAGTTTCGCGGGCGCCGGTATCGAGTTGGAAGTCCAGTGTTTGATCGAGCAAACTGTTCAAATTGATCCGGACGTGTTTGAGCTGATCTTGGTAAATTTGCTAAGCAACGTCGAAAAGTATGTGCCCCGACAAACCGGGGCTGACAACGATAGCGACCACGCGGGACGTTGTGAGATTCATTGTCGACTTGAATCATCTTGTGGTGACAAGCCCGGCCAGACTTTCGTTGCCGTGACGGTCATCGATAACGGGCCCGGCATTGCGAGGCGGTATGCCAAGCGAATTTTCCGCCCATTCGCGCGAATCGATGATTCGATCAGTGCTCCCAGCGGCACAGGCATCGGTTTAACGATCGCGCAACGGGCCGCCGAACGACATGGCGGCGAACTGGTATTGTTGAATTCTTCCTCCAAGGACGTGCGGCGTCTCGGTGGGGCGGGATTCCGTTTGTTGTTAGCCACGGGACCCGTTTAG